One Pseudomonas tolaasii NCPPB 2192 genomic window carries:
- a CDS encoding ferredoxin--NADP reductase — MTASAEKFTRQTLLDVQSLTPSLFTLRTTRDAGFRFTAGQFVRLGVTKADGSTVWRAYSIVSSPFDEHLDFFSIVVPGGEFTSELSRLQVGDTLMVERQATGYLTLNRFVDGRDLWLLGTGTGVAPFLSILQDFEVWEKFERIVLVYSAREAKELAYQSLIKELGEREYLAEYAHKLVYLPIVTREQHPGALNGRITTLIESGELERAAGVALTPEHSRVLICGNPQMVDDTRQLLKQRDMQLSLSRRPGQVAVENYW; from the coding sequence ATGACCGCCAGTGCCGAGAAATTTACCCGCCAGACCTTGCTCGACGTGCAATCGCTGACCCCCAGCCTGTTCACCTTGCGTACCACTCGTGACGCGGGCTTTCGGTTTACCGCGGGCCAGTTCGTGCGTTTGGGCGTGACTAAGGCGGACGGCAGCACGGTGTGGCGGGCTTACTCCATCGTGTCCTCCCCGTTTGACGAGCACCTGGACTTCTTCTCCATCGTTGTGCCGGGCGGCGAGTTCACCAGCGAGCTAAGCCGTTTGCAGGTGGGCGATACCTTGATGGTCGAGCGCCAGGCCACGGGGTACCTGACGCTGAACCGCTTTGTGGACGGGCGCGACCTGTGGCTGCTGGGCACCGGCACTGGTGTGGCGCCGTTTCTGTCGATCCTGCAGGACTTTGAAGTCTGGGAGAAATTCGAGCGCATCGTGCTGGTCTACAGTGCGCGTGAGGCCAAAGAGTTGGCGTACCAGTCGCTGATCAAAGAACTGGGGGAACGTGAATACCTGGCCGAGTACGCGCACAAACTCGTGTACCTGCCAATTGTTACCCGCGAACAGCATCCGGGCGCGCTCAACGGGCGCATCACCACGCTGATCGAGAGTGGCGAACTGGAGCGCGCCGCAGGCGTCGCACTCACCCCGGAACACTCGCGTGTGTTGATTTGCGGCAACCCGCAGATGGTCGATGACACCCGCCAATTGCTCAAGCAACGTGATATGCAACTGAGCCTGAGCCGCCGCCCCGGCCAAGTGGCGGTGGAAAACTACTGGTAA
- a CDS encoding xanthine dehydrogenase family protein molybdopterin-binding subunit yields MTAIGKPLDRVDGLLKVTGQARYAGEFPEQGLLHGSVVSSTIAKGRIVSIDASKALALPGVVMVLDHLNRPQLASYDDAFADADAADGSPFRPLYNDRVLYSGQPLALVIADNLELARHAGSLVEIEYDSEAFETDLLAMQEQAHPSPQTPPAPRGNFQAEWSAAAVSLDVHYSTPIEHHNPMEPHASTVLYQPDGTLHIHDKTQGPQNCQAYVQKVFGLDKSQVRIFAAFVGGAFGSGLRPQYQLPLAVMAALALKRSVRVTLTRQQMFTFGYRPRTLQRLQMGAAANGRLLALGHTAIGQTSRFEDFSEHVVEWSGMLYQCDNVQLTYKLVPLDVFTPLDMRAPGAALGVIGLECAMDELACALGMDPVQLRLINYAERNQTEDKPWSSKALRECYSEGAERFGWSQRNPEPRSMREGRQLIGWGMAGGVWEAMQMKASARARIDAQGQLTVSSATTDIGTGTYTVMTQIAAQASGVRVEDVVFLLGDSSLPTAPLQGGSFTVSSVGTAVQQACEALTAKLLSIARQTYPVFKDAKTVRFEAGQVHAGSVSVSLAQLVKDAGEEALEVQVDSKPDKKRDGYATATHSAVFVEVRVDEDLGTIKVSRVVSAIAAGRVVNPKMARSQILGGVVWGIGMALHEETQIDHQLGRYMNHSLAEYHIPVNADIGDIDVVFVEEHDEIVNALGSKGVGEIGIVGVAAAVANAIYHATGKRVRDFPITLDKVL; encoded by the coding sequence ATGACCGCTATCGGCAAACCGTTGGACCGGGTCGACGGTCTGCTCAAGGTCACCGGCCAGGCGCGGTATGCCGGTGAGTTTCCCGAACAAGGCCTGCTCCATGGCAGCGTCGTCTCCAGCACCATCGCCAAAGGGCGCATCGTCAGCATTGATGCCTCCAAAGCACTGGCGTTGCCGGGTGTTGTGATGGTGCTCGACCACCTCAACCGGCCCCAACTCGCCAGTTACGATGACGCCTTTGCCGACGCCGATGCCGCCGACGGCTCGCCCTTTCGCCCCCTGTATAACGACCGCGTGCTCTACAGCGGCCAGCCCCTGGCCCTGGTGATTGCCGACAACCTCGAGCTGGCGCGACACGCCGGCTCGTTGGTGGAAATCGAATACGACAGCGAAGCCTTTGAAACCGACTTGCTGGCGATGCAGGAACAGGCGCACCCGTCGCCCCAGACCCCGCCCGCCCCGCGCGGCAACTTCCAGGCCGAATGGTCCGCTGCCGCGGTCAGCCTTGACGTGCACTACAGCACTCCCATCGAACACCACAACCCGATGGAGCCCCATGCCAGTACCGTGCTGTATCAGCCCGACGGCACCTTGCATATCCACGACAAAACCCAGGGCCCGCAGAATTGCCAGGCCTATGTGCAAAAAGTCTTCGGCCTGGACAAAAGCCAGGTGCGGATTTTCGCCGCATTCGTCGGCGGCGCCTTCGGCTCGGGCCTGCGCCCGCAGTATCAACTGCCGCTTGCGGTGATGGCGGCGTTGGCGCTCAAACGTTCAGTGCGCGTGACCCTGACCCGCCAGCAAATGTTCACCTTCGGCTACCGACCGCGCACCTTGCAACGTTTGCAAATGGGCGCTGCCGCCAACGGTCGCCTGCTTGCGCTGGGGCATACGGCGATTGGCCAGACATCTCGCTTCGAAGACTTCAGCGAGCATGTGGTCGAGTGGAGCGGCATGCTCTATCAGTGCGACAACGTGCAGCTCACTTACAAACTGGTGCCGCTGGATGTGTTCACGCCCCTGGACATGCGCGCGCCCGGCGCTGCGTTGGGCGTGATCGGCCTGGAATGCGCGATGGACGAACTCGCCTGCGCGCTGGGCATGGACCCGGTGCAGCTGCGCCTGATCAATTATGCCGAACGCAACCAGACCGAAGACAAGCCCTGGTCGAGCAAAGCCCTGCGCGAATGTTACAGCGAAGGTGCCGAACGTTTCGGCTGGAGCCAGCGCAACCCGGAGCCGCGCAGCATGCGCGAGGGTCGCCAGTTGATCGGCTGGGGCATGGCCGGCGGTGTGTGGGAAGCCATGCAGATGAAGGCCAGCGCCAGGGCGCGCATTGATGCGCAGGGCCAGTTGACGGTCAGCAGCGCCACCACCGATATCGGCACCGGTACCTATACGGTGATGACCCAGATCGCCGCGCAGGCCAGCGGCGTCCGTGTCGAGGACGTGGTGTTCCTGCTCGGCGACTCCTCATTGCCGACCGCTCCTTTGCAGGGCGGCTCGTTTACCGTGTCATCGGTCGGCACTGCGGTGCAGCAAGCGTGCGAAGCGTTGACGGCGAAACTGTTGAGCATCGCGCGGCAAACCTACCCGGTATTCAAGGACGCCAAAACCGTGCGGTTCGAAGCGGGGCAGGTGCATGCCGGCAGCGTCAGCGTGTCGTTGGCGCAATTGGTCAAGGACGCCGGTGAAGAGGCATTGGAAGTGCAAGTCGACAGCAAGCCGGACAAAAAGCGCGACGGCTACGCCACCGCCACTCACTCGGCGGTGTTCGTTGAAGTGCGTGTGGATGAAGACCTGGGCACCATCAAGGTCAGCCGCGTGGTCAGTGCGATTGCGGCCGGGCGAGTGGTCAACCCGAAAATGGCGCGCAGCCAGATTCTCGGCGGCGTGGTGTGGGGGATCGGGATGGCGTTGCACGAAGAAACCCAGATCGATCATCAACTGGGCCGCTACATGAACCACAGCCTGGCCGAGTACCACATCCCGGTAAATGCCGATATCGGCGACATTGACGTGGTATTCGTTGAAGAACACGACGAGATCGTCAACGCTCTGGGTTCCAAGGGCGTGGGAGAAATCGGCATTGTCGGGGTGGCGGCGGCGGTGGCGAATGCGATTTACCATGCCACCGGCAAGCGGGTGAGGGACTTCCCGATCACCCTGGACAAGGTGCTGTAA
- a CDS encoding MFS transporter, with amino-acid sequence MPSEPALLLRHHRPFIAFWLARIFTASGFQMLTVAIGWNLYQLTGNVLDLGLVGLVEFVPRVLFMLHTGHVADRYDRRKVAAICQTLQALIALSLAIGGLTGHVTREMIFILAFLLGAARSFEMPTTQALLPSIVPTALFPRAVASSQSAQQLATIVAPALGGLLYAFGSVWVYGPTVALYLIACVLTLNLPARQTPLNKAKATMDSLLAGIRFIRSRPDILGAISLDLFAVLLGGATALLPVFAKDILLTGAWGLGLLRSAPAVGALLMSLWLARFSVDRHVGRVMFTAVGVFGVATIAFGLSTSFWFSMAVLVVLGAADMISMVIRASFVQLETPDEMRGRVSAVNGLFIGASNQLGEFESGITAHWFGTVPAVVMGGIGTLVVTGVWIKLFPTLANRDRMHVPVEESKA; translated from the coding sequence ATGCCTAGTGAACCCGCGTTGCTGTTGCGTCACCACCGCCCTTTCATCGCGTTCTGGCTGGCGCGCATCTTCACCGCCAGCGGCTTCCAGATGCTCACCGTGGCCATCGGCTGGAACCTCTACCAACTGACCGGCAACGTGCTGGACCTGGGCCTTGTCGGCCTGGTGGAGTTTGTTCCGCGTGTGCTGTTCATGTTGCACACGGGCCACGTAGCCGACCGTTATGACCGGCGCAAGGTTGCCGCCATCTGCCAGACCTTGCAGGCGCTGATCGCGCTGTCCCTGGCCATCGGCGGCCTGACCGGCCACGTGACCCGCGAGATGATCTTCATCCTCGCCTTCCTGCTGGGCGCCGCGCGCTCCTTTGAAATGCCCACCACCCAAGCCCTGCTGCCGAGCATCGTGCCCACCGCGCTGTTCCCGCGCGCCGTGGCATCGTCGCAGTCCGCCCAGCAACTGGCCACTATCGTTGCGCCCGCACTGGGCGGTTTGCTCTATGCGTTCGGCAGCGTGTGGGTGTACGGCCCGACCGTTGCGCTGTACCTGATCGCCTGCGTGCTGACCCTCAACCTGCCCGCGCGCCAGACGCCACTGAACAAAGCCAAGGCGACCATGGATTCGCTGCTGGCCGGCATCCGCTTCATTCGCAGCCGCCCGGACATCCTCGGCGCCATCTCCCTCGACCTGTTCGCCGTGCTGCTGGGCGGCGCCACCGCGTTGCTGCCGGTGTTCGCTAAAGACATCCTGCTGACCGGCGCCTGGGGCCTGGGCTTGTTGCGCTCGGCACCGGCGGTGGGGGCGTTACTGATGTCGCTGTGGCTGGCACGGTTCTCGGTAGACCGCCATGTGGGCCGCGTGATGTTCACTGCCGTCGGCGTGTTTGGCGTGGCAACCATTGCCTTTGGCCTGTCGACATCGTTCTGGTTTTCAATGGCGGTGCTGGTGGTGCTGGGCGCGGCGGACATGATCAGCATGGTGATCCGCGCGTCTTTCGTGCAGCTGGAAACCCCGGACGAAATGCGCGGGCGCGTGAGTGCGGTCAACGGCCTGTTTATCGGCGCGTCGAATCAGCTGGGCGAATTTGAATCCGGCATCACGGCCCACTGGTTCGGCACCGTACCCGCCGTGGTCATGGGCGGCATCGGTACGCTGGTGGTCACCGGAGTGTGGATCAAGCTGTTCCCGACCCTGGCCAACCGCGACCGCATGCATGTGCCGGTGGAAGAAAGCAAAGCCTGA
- a CDS encoding (2Fe-2S)-binding protein, translated as MSATSNGAAATPFASHPIRLTLNGQERQLDVLPWTTLLDLLRERLDLVGSKKGCDHGQCGACTVLRDGKRVNACLTLAVMCDGAELTTIEGLADGDVLHPMQQAFIKHDAFQCGYCTPGQICSAVGLANEGRATDTAQIQELMSGNLCRCGAYSNIRDAIEDVVLGGEQ; from the coding sequence ATGAGTGCAACTTCCAATGGCGCGGCGGCCACCCCGTTCGCCAGCCACCCGATCCGTCTGACCCTCAATGGCCAGGAACGCCAACTGGATGTGTTGCCCTGGACCACGCTCCTCGATTTGCTGCGCGAGAGACTCGACCTGGTCGGCAGCAAAAAAGGCTGCGACCACGGCCAATGCGGTGCCTGCACCGTGTTGCGTGATGGCAAGCGTGTCAATGCTTGCCTGACCCTGGCGGTGATGTGCGACGGTGCCGAGTTGACCACCATCGAAGGCCTGGCCGACGGCGACGTGCTGCACCCGATGCAACAAGCCTTCATCAAACATGACGCCTTCCAGTGCGGCTATTGCACGCCCGGGCAGATCTGCTCCGCCGTCGGCCTGGCCAATGAAGGCCGCGCGACGGACACCGCGCAAATCCAGGAGTTGATGAGCGGCAACCTGTGCCGCTGCGGCGCCTACAGCAATATCCGCGATGCCATTGAAGACGTGGTGTTGGGAGGTGAACAATGA
- the mscL gene encoding large-conductance mechanosensitive channel protein MscL produces the protein MGVISEFKAFAVKGNVVDMAVGIIIGAAFGKIVSSFVGDVVMPPLGLLIGGVDFGDLAITLKAAQGDAPAVVLAYGKFIQSVIDFVIIAFAIFMGVKAINRLKREEAVAPSLPPTPTKEEVLLGEIRDLLKAQNDKPL, from the coding sequence ATGGGCGTGATCAGTGAGTTCAAGGCCTTCGCGGTCAAAGGCAATGTGGTCGATATGGCCGTCGGTATCATCATCGGCGCCGCCTTCGGCAAGATTGTGTCCTCCTTTGTAGGCGACGTGGTGATGCCACCGCTCGGTCTGTTGATCGGCGGCGTGGACTTCGGGGACCTGGCGATAACGCTCAAGGCAGCCCAGGGCGATGCGCCTGCGGTGGTGCTGGCATACGGCAAGTTCATCCAGAGCGTGATCGATTTCGTGATCATCGCGTTTGCGATCTTCATGGGCGTGAAGGCCATCAACCGTCTGAAACGCGAAGAGGCCGTGGCGCCAAGCCTGCCGCCGACCCCAACCAAGGAAGAAGTGCTGCTGGGCGAGATCCGCGACTTGCTCAAGGCTCAGAACGACAAGCCGCTTTAA
- the cydB gene encoding cytochrome d ubiquinol oxidase subunit II has product MGIDLPLIWAVIIIFGIMMYVVMDGFDLGIGILFPFIPGKVDRDVMMNTVAPVWDGNETWLVLGGAALFGAFPLAYSVVLSALYLPLILMLIGLIFRGVAFEFRFKAKDHKRHLWDKAFIGGSIAATFFQGVALGAFIDGIPVVDRQFAGGSLDWLTPFTMFCGVALVVAYALLGCTWLIMKTEGKLQEQMHNLARPLAFVVLAVIGIVSLWTPLAHPEIASRWFTLPNLFWFLPVPILVLVTMYGLIRAVARNAHYTPFLLTLVLIFLGYSGLGISLWPNIIPPSVSIWDAAAPPQSQGFMLVGTLFIIPFILGYTFWSYYVFRGKVTHEDGYH; this is encoded by the coding sequence ATGGGTATTGATCTTCCGCTGATCTGGGCCGTGATCATCATCTTCGGCATCATGATGTACGTGGTCATGGACGGCTTCGACCTCGGCATCGGCATCCTCTTTCCGTTTATTCCGGGCAAAGTCGACCGTGACGTGATGATGAACACCGTCGCGCCGGTCTGGGACGGTAATGAAACCTGGCTGGTACTCGGCGGTGCGGCGTTGTTCGGTGCGTTTCCGCTGGCTTATTCGGTGGTGTTGTCGGCGTTGTACCTGCCGCTGATCCTGATGCTGATCGGGTTGATTTTCCGCGGCGTGGCCTTCGAGTTTCGCTTCAAGGCCAAGGACCACAAGCGTCATCTGTGGGACAAGGCGTTTATCGGCGGCTCCATCGCGGCGACGTTCTTTCAGGGCGTGGCACTGGGAGCGTTTATCGACGGCATTCCGGTGGTGGACCGTCAGTTTGCCGGTGGCTCGCTGGACTGGCTGACGCCATTCACGATGTTTTGCGGCGTGGCGTTGGTGGTTGCCTATGCCTTGCTTGGCTGCACCTGGCTGATCATGAAGACCGAAGGCAAGTTGCAGGAGCAGATGCACAATCTGGCGCGGCCGTTGGCATTTGTGGTGTTGGCGGTGATCGGTATCGTCAGCCTGTGGACGCCGCTGGCGCACCCCGAAATCGCCTCGCGCTGGTTTACCCTGCCGAACCTGTTCTGGTTCCTGCCGGTGCCGATTCTGGTACTGGTGACCATGTACGGCTTGATCCGCGCCGTGGCGCGTAATGCGCACTACACGCCGTTTCTGCTGACACTGGTGTTGATCTTCCTCGGCTACAGCGGCCTGGGGATCAGCCTGTGGCCGAACATCATTCCGCCGTCGGTGTCGATCTGGGATGCCGCCGCGCCGCCGCAGAGCCAGGGCTTCATGCTGGTGGGCACGCTGTTCATCATCCCGTTCATCCTGGGCTACACCTTCTGGAGCTACTACGTATTCCGCGGCAAGGTCACCCACGAAGACGGTTATCACTAG
- a CDS encoding DUF2474 domain-containing protein → MSGKPTLQEIEQAEKQPLWRRLGWLAMIWTGSVLALFIVASLMRMFMNAAGLTTH, encoded by the coding sequence ATGTCCGGCAAACCTACATTGCAAGAGATCGAACAGGCCGAGAAGCAACCGCTGTGGCGGCGCCTGGGCTGGTTGGCGATGATCTGGACCGGCAGCGTGCTGGCCCTGTTCATCGTGGCCAGCCTGATGCGCATGTTCATGAATGCGGCTGGCCTGACGACTCACTGA
- a CDS encoding FAD binding domain-containing protein — translation MNPFQYSKPADVREAVHLSSAASRFIAGGTNLLDLMKENISRPEHLIDITGLPLRGVEETADGGVMIGALVSNADLAWHPLIEQRYPLLSQAILAGASPQLRNMASTGGNLLQRTRCYYFYDATVPCNKRVPGSGCPARTGLNRIHAILGASEQCVATHPSDMCVALAALQARVHVEGRGGARIIEFADFHRLPADAPQRDNLLADDELITAIELPADHLARHSHYLKIRDRASYAFALVSVAAALALDGDTIIDARLALGGVAHKPWRDRAVEASLIGQVVSREAFSNAADAMLQDAEPLAHNGFKIKLARRAIIRALSDAAVAGERP, via the coding sequence ATGAACCCCTTCCAGTACAGCAAGCCGGCCGATGTGCGGGAGGCCGTGCACCTGAGCAGCGCCGCTTCGCGCTTTATAGCCGGGGGCACCAACCTGCTGGACCTGATGAAAGAAAACATCAGCCGCCCCGAACACCTGATCGACATCACGGGCCTGCCGCTGCGGGGCGTTGAAGAAACCGCCGATGGCGGGGTGATGATCGGTGCGCTGGTCAGCAACGCCGACCTGGCCTGGCACCCGCTGATCGAACAGCGTTATCCGTTGCTCTCCCAGGCAATCCTCGCCGGTGCCTCACCGCAACTGCGCAACATGGCCAGCACCGGCGGTAACCTGTTGCAGCGGACCCGTTGCTATTACTTTTATGACGCCACCGTACCGTGCAACAAACGCGTCCCTGGCAGTGGTTGCCCGGCGCGCACGGGCTTGAATCGCATCCACGCGATCCTCGGTGCCAGCGAACAGTGCGTGGCCACGCACCCATCGGACATGTGCGTAGCGCTGGCGGCGTTGCAGGCGCGGGTGCACGTGGAGGGGCGCGGCGGTGCGCGCATCATCGAATTTGCCGACTTCCACCGTTTGCCTGCCGATGCACCGCAGCGCGATAACTTGCTGGCCGACGATGAATTGATTACCGCCATCGAGTTGCCCGCCGACCATTTGGCGCGCCACAGTCACTATTTGAAAATCCGTGACCGCGCGTCCTACGCCTTTGCGCTGGTGTCCGTCGCCGCCGCACTGGCGTTGGACGGCGACACCATCATCGACGCGCGTTTGGCCCTGGGTGGCGTTGCCCACAAACCCTGGCGTGACCGCGCGGTGGAAGCCTCGCTGATCGGTCAAGTGGTCAGCCGCGAAGCCTTCAGCAATGCCGCCGACGCCATGTTGCAAGACGCCGAGCCACTGGCGCACAACGGCTTCAAGATCAAACTGGCGCGTCGCGCAATCATTCGTGCCCTGAGCGACGCCGCCGTCGCAGGAGAACGCCCATGA
- a CDS encoding methyltransferase: MPLLDSPFAQLDLIRQPEQHNDPLQAFDAADEYLLNHLAEQQPAPATRVLVLNDSFGALAASLEGHVQVTSSGDSFLAAQGLEKNLARNAKAFDAVPFIPANLTPAGPFDRVLIRVPKTLALLEEQLIRLQGQLSPGAEVIAGAMIKHLPRAAGELLERYIGPMHASLAVKKARLLIATVDDRPVAVSPYPTRYCLDAPAIELLNHANVFCREGLDIGTRAFLPHLPKNLGNARVADLGCGNGVLAIASALHNPDAQYTLVDESYMAVQSAAENWKAALGEREVVVRAGDGLAGQEPQSLDVVLCNPPFHQQQVVGDFLAWRMFQQARESLVVGGALYIVGNRHLGYHTKLARLFRGVEQVATTPKFVVLKARK, translated from the coding sequence ATGCCCCTGCTTGACAGCCCTTTCGCCCAGCTCGATCTGATCCGCCAGCCAGAGCAACACAATGATCCGCTGCAAGCTTTCGATGCCGCCGATGAATACCTGCTCAATCATTTGGCCGAACAGCAACCGGCGCCTGCGACCCGTGTGCTGGTGCTCAACGACAGCTTCGGCGCACTGGCTGCCAGCCTTGAAGGTCATGTGCAGGTGACGTCCAGCGGCGACTCCTTTCTGGCTGCCCAGGGCCTTGAGAAGAACCTCGCGCGCAACGCCAAGGCATTTGATGCCGTGCCATTCATCCCGGCGAACCTGACGCCCGCCGGGCCGTTCGACCGTGTGCTGATCCGTGTACCGAAAACCCTGGCCTTGCTGGAAGAACAGTTGATCCGCCTGCAAGGCCAGCTGTCGCCGGGCGCCGAGGTGATTGCCGGGGCGATGATCAAGCACTTGCCACGGGCGGCGGGCGAATTGCTGGAGCGTTATATCGGCCCGATGCACGCCTCGCTGGCGGTCAAAAAAGCCCGCTTGCTGATTGCCACCGTGGATGATCGCCCCGTCGCCGTCTCGCCCTACCCCACCCGCTACTGCCTGGACGCGCCGGCGATCGAGCTGCTCAACCACGCCAACGTGTTTTGCCGCGAAGGTCTGGATATCGGCACCCGCGCGTTTCTGCCGCACTTGCCGAAAAACCTCGGCAACGCCCGCGTGGCGGACCTGGGTTGCGGTAACGGCGTATTGGCCATCGCCAGCGCCCTGCACAACCCCGACGCGCAGTACACGTTGGTGGATGAGTCCTATATGGCCGTGCAATCGGCGGCCGAGAACTGGAAGGCCGCACTGGGTGAGCGCGAGGTGGTAGTACGTGCCGGCGATGGCCTGGCTGGCCAGGAGCCGCAGTCGCTGGACGTGGTGCTGTGCAATCCGCCATTCCATCAACAACAGGTGGTGGGTGACTTTCTGGCCTGGCGCATGTTCCAGCAGGCACGGGAAAGCCTGGTGGTCGGCGGCGCCTTGTATATCGTCGGCAACCGCCACTTGGGCTATCACACCAAGCTGGCGCGGTTGTTCCGCGGTGTCGAGCAAGTCGCCACCACACCTAAATTCGTGGTTCTCAAAGCGCGCAAATAA
- a CDS encoding LuxR family transcriptional regulator yields the protein MLNWRNTRVPKLEGENETTTAFEMVINETYKLGFQYCSFKMSSQSPTNQTEPIQFDNYPAEWNTLYKQAHFFDVDPVVAHCKRSVFPILWDEKAFSDAPNLWDLAQSFGVHLGWTQSVHDFQGIFSMLTLGRSKGAVTPEELYEKAGQVLWLCHAMHAVVAQNFADKPSIKPSSKLSGREIEILRWSAMGKTAEEVGKIMAITPRTVVFHLASASKKLGVNSKIAAVLRASKEGLFD from the coding sequence ATGCTCAACTGGCGCAATACACGGGTTCCCAAACTGGAAGGCGAGAACGAGACAACCACAGCGTTTGAAATGGTCATCAACGAAACCTACAAACTCGGCTTCCAATACTGTTCATTCAAGATGAGTTCTCAATCACCCACTAATCAAACTGAACCGATTCAATTCGACAATTACCCCGCAGAATGGAACACCCTTTACAAACAAGCCCATTTTTTTGACGTAGACCCGGTAGTCGCCCACTGCAAGCGCAGTGTTTTTCCCATCCTCTGGGATGAGAAAGCCTTTAGCGACGCGCCCAATTTGTGGGATTTGGCCCAGTCATTCGGTGTGCATCTGGGTTGGACTCAATCGGTCCACGACTTCCAGGGCATCTTCAGCATGCTCACCCTGGGGCGCAGCAAAGGTGCGGTAACGCCTGAAGAGCTGTACGAAAAAGCCGGTCAGGTGTTGTGGCTCTGCCACGCGATGCACGCGGTAGTCGCACAGAATTTCGCCGACAAACCCAGCATCAAGCCGTCCTCCAAGTTGAGCGGCCGGGAAATAGAAATCCTCAGATGGTCGGCCATGGGCAAGACGGCAGAAGAAGTGGGCAAGATTATGGCGATTACCCCACGCACGGTCGTTTTTCATCTAGCCAGTGCCTCGAAAAAACTGGGCGTCAACAGCAAAATTGCCGCGGTTCTGCGTGCATCCAAAGAAGGGCTGTTTGACTGA
- a CDS encoding cytochrome ubiquinol oxidase subunit I: MFGLEALDLARIQFAFTISFHILFPAITIGLASYLAVLEGLWLKTHNDTYRDLYHFWSKIFAVNFGMGVVSGLVMAYQFGTNWSRFSDFAGAVTGPLLTYEVLTAFFLEAGFLGVMLFGWNKVGRKLHFFSTVMVAVGTLISTFWILSSNSWMQTPQGFEIIDGRVIPTDWFAVVFNPSFPYRLAHMATAAFVATAFFVGSSAAWHLLRGKDNPAIRTMLSMAMWMALIVAPIQAVIGDFHGLNTLKHQPAKIAAIEGHWENIGNEPTPLILFGWPDMKAEKTKYAVEIPYLGSLILTHSLDKQVPALKEFPPEDRPNSTIVFWSFRVMVGLGFLMIFTGLFSLWLRRGDKMYTSKPFLYLALWMGPSGLIAILAGWFTTEIGRQPWVVYGLMRTADASSGHSLAQMTITLVLFVVVYFALFGAGLGYMMRLVRKGPQTHEGSEPTHGGPGQKRTPARPLSAADDGSDDEHTHIQHKGH, from the coding sequence ATGTTCGGTTTGGAGGCGCTAGATCTCGCCCGAATTCAATTCGCGTTCACCATCTCTTTCCACATCCTGTTCCCGGCGATCACCATCGGCCTGGCCAGTTACCTTGCGGTGCTGGAAGGCTTGTGGCTCAAGACGCACAACGACACCTACCGTGACCTCTACCATTTCTGGTCGAAGATCTTTGCCGTCAACTTCGGCATGGGCGTGGTCTCGGGCCTGGTCATGGCCTATCAGTTCGGCACCAACTGGAGCCGTTTCTCGGACTTCGCCGGCGCCGTCACCGGGCCGCTTCTGACCTATGAAGTGCTCACGGCCTTCTTCCTGGAGGCTGGTTTCCTCGGGGTCATGCTGTTCGGCTGGAACAAGGTGGGGCGCAAGCTGCACTTCTTCTCCACCGTGATGGTGGCGGTGGGTACATTGATTTCGACCTTCTGGATCCTGTCGTCCAACAGCTGGATGCAGACGCCCCAGGGCTTTGAAATCATTGATGGCCGCGTGATTCCGACCGACTGGTTCGCTGTGGTCTTCAACCCCTCGTTCCCCTATCGCCTGGCGCACATGGCCACGGCGGCCTTTGTGGCGACCGCGTTCTTCGTCGGCTCGTCGGCGGCCTGGCACTTGCTGCGCGGCAAGGACAACCCGGCAATTCGCACCATGTTGTCGATGGCAATGTGGATGGCCCTGATCGTTGCGCCTATCCAGGCGGTGATCGGCGACTTCCACGGCCTCAACACCCTCAAGCATCAGCCGGCGAAAATCGCCGCAATCGAAGGGCATTGGGAAAACATCGGTAATGAACCGACGCCGCTGATCCTGTTCGGCTGGCCCGACATGAAGGCCGAAAAAACCAAATATGCAGTGGAAATCCCGTACCTGGGCAGCCTGATCCTGACCCACTCCCTGGACAAGCAGGTGCCAGCGCTCAAGGAATTCCCGCCTGAGGACCGCCCCAATTCGACCATCGTGTTCTGGTCGTTCCGGGTCATGGTCGGCCTGGGCTTCCTGATGATTTTCACCGGCCTGTTCAGCCTCTGGCTGCGCCGGGGCGACAAGATGTACACGTCCAAGCCGTTCCTGTACCTGGCGCTGTGGATGGGCCCGTCCGGCCTGATCGCGATTCTCGCCGGCTGGTTCACCACTGAAATCGGTCGCCAGCCATGGGTGGTCTACGGGTTGATGCGCACGGCGGATGCCTCCTCCGGGCACAGCCTGGCGCAGATGACGATTACGCTGGTGCTGTTTGTGGTGGTGTACTTCGCACTGTTCGGCGCCGGGTTGGGCTACATGATGCGCCTGGTGCGCAAAGGTCCGCAGACCCACGAGGGCAGCGAGCCGACCCACGGTGGCCCCGGCCAGAAACGCACGCCGGCCCGTCCGTTGTCCGCCGCCGATGATGGCAGCGACGACGAGCACACCCACATCCAGCACAAGGGGCATTGA